In the genome of Enterococcus hirae ATCC 9790, one region contains:
- a CDS encoding KUP/HAK/KT family potassium transporter codes for MTTKHNTKKISMAGLLVAMGVVYGDIGTSPLYVMKAIVEDNGGLRGINPEFVLGSVSLIFWTLTLLTTIKYVVIALNADNHGEGGIFSLYTLVRKGSKYLIVPAMIGGAALLADGVLTPAVTVTTAIEGLRGIPQFFDRFGNNQNIIVIITLVIIFVLFMVQRFGTEIVGKAFGPIMFLWFTFLGVMGLINFSQDWTVIRALNPYYAIRLLFSPDNRLGLFILGNIFLATTGAEALYSDLGHVGKLNIRLSWPYVKLCLVLNYFGQAAWLLNIYQNQEVQQINNLNPFFQMLPKGWLIIGVGFATIAAVIASQALITGSFTLVSEAIKLKLLPRLKIMYPGNSIGQMYIPAVNLILWLACSLIVVTFRTSHHMEAAYGLSITVTMLMTTVLLYFYLIQSNYSKWFAWIVSFFFGAIEIIFFISSIVKFFHGGFVAVLMAIIILAVMFIWEQGNIIRESAAEDVALKDYIPQLAELRDDHSLPLYQTNVVFLVPDMAEGKVGRQFVYSILDKRPKRARVYWFVHVEVTDEPYTKEYQIDMMDTDFVVQVNLFLGFRVQQEINVYVRQIIHDLMKQGRLPKQPQTYSLTPGREVGDFQFILIDEVISNVTTLSKWERQIMQAKLAIKKIATTPETWFGLEYSEVKHETVPLLIGVTRKTWLKERKN; via the coding sequence TTGACAACAAAACACAACACTAAAAAAATTTCAATGGCTGGTCTATTAGTTGCGATGGGTGTAGTTTACGGAGATATTGGAACGAGTCCACTATATGTAATGAAGGCCATCGTAGAAGATAACGGAGGACTACGAGGTATCAATCCTGAATTTGTCCTTGGTTCGGTGTCATTGATTTTTTGGACACTAACATTACTTACCACAATCAAGTATGTGGTGATTGCGTTAAATGCCGATAACCACGGTGAGGGTGGGATTTTTTCTTTATATACACTAGTCAGGAAAGGGAGTAAATACTTGATCGTACCAGCAATGATCGGTGGAGCTGCTCTACTTGCTGATGGAGTATTGACCCCAGCGGTGACTGTCACGACAGCAATCGAGGGGTTAAGAGGTATCCCACAATTTTTTGATCGATTCGGTAACAATCAAAATATTATTGTCATTATTACATTAGTCATCATTTTCGTATTATTTATGGTTCAACGATTCGGTACCGAGATAGTAGGAAAAGCGTTTGGTCCGATCATGTTTTTATGGTTTACTTTTTTAGGTGTGATGGGTTTAATAAATTTCAGCCAAGACTGGACGGTGATCCGAGCGTTGAACCCCTACTACGCGATTCGCCTACTTTTTAGTCCAGACAATCGATTAGGTCTCTTTATTTTAGGAAACATCTTTCTGGCTACGACAGGGGCGGAAGCATTGTATTCTGACTTGGGGCATGTGGGGAAATTAAATATCCGTTTAAGTTGGCCTTACGTTAAACTTTGCTTAGTATTGAATTACTTCGGACAAGCGGCTTGGTTACTGAATATTTATCAAAATCAAGAGGTGCAACAAATCAATAATCTCAATCCATTTTTCCAAATGTTACCTAAAGGTTGGTTGATTATTGGCGTTGGGTTTGCTACGATCGCTGCGGTCATTGCTTCACAGGCTTTGATTACTGGATCATTTACATTGGTATCAGAGGCGATTAAGTTAAAACTCTTACCACGCTTGAAAATCATGTATCCAGGAAACAGTATCGGTCAGATGTATATTCCCGCGGTTAATTTGATTTTATGGTTGGCTTGTTCGTTGATCGTGGTTACTTTCCGAACATCACATCATATGGAAGCAGCCTATGGACTTTCAATTACTGTCACGATGTTGATGACGACGGTACTTCTTTATTTCTATTTGATCCAAAGCAACTATTCCAAATGGTTCGCCTGGATTGTGTCTTTCTTTTTTGGTGCGATCGAGATCATCTTTTTCATCTCAAGTATCGTGAAGTTTTTCCACGGAGGGTTTGTTGCGGTGTTGATGGCGATCATTATTTTAGCTGTCATGTTTATTTGGGAACAAGGAAATATCATCCGTGAGTCTGCTGCGGAAGATGTGGCATTAAAAGATTACATTCCACAATTAGCGGAATTAAGAGATGATCACTCATTGCCACTTTATCAAACTAATGTGGTGTTCTTAGTACCAGATATGGCCGAAGGAAAAGTTGGTAGACAATTTGTCTACTCGATTCTGGACAAACGACCAAAAAGAGCACGTGTATATTGGTTCGTACATGTGGAAGTGACGGATGAACCTTATACGAAAGAATACCAAATCGATATGATGGATACTGATTTTGTCGTACAAGTGAATCTCTTCTTAGGATTCAGAGTACAACAAGAAATCAATGTCTATGTTCGTCAAATCATTCATGATTTGATGAAACAAGGAAGATTACCAAAACAACCGCAGACTTATTCGTTAACTCCGGGAAGAGAAGTCGGTGATTTCCAATTTATCTTGATTGATGAAGTGATCTCAAATGTGACGACTCTCAGCAAATGGGAACGACAAATCATGCAAGCAAAACTTGCAATTAAAAAAATTGCGACCACGCCAGAAACTTGGTTTGGTTTAGAGTATAGTGAAGTAAAGCATGAAACAGTACCGTTACTAATTGGTGTAACAAGAAAAACGTGGTTAAAAGAAAGGAAAAATTAA
- a CDS encoding GlsB/YeaQ/YmgE family stress response membrane protein, protein MLYFFLTLIVGGVLGLFAGLILNEDVPGGVTGNVVIGFLGSWLGEFVLGELGPSIKGFYLIPSLLGALFCLGVYSFLADYIRRHY, encoded by the coding sequence ATGCTTTATTTTTTTCTGACTTTGATCGTTGGTGGCGTTTTAGGTCTGTTCGCTGGATTGATCTTAAATGAGGATGTACCTGGCGGTGTCACTGGAAATGTAGTGATCGGCTTTTTAGGAAGTTGGTTAGGAGAATTTGTTCTTGGTGAATTAGGTCCCTCGATCAAAGGATTCTACCTCATCCCTTCATTGCTAGGAGCTCTTTTTTGTCTCGGTGTGTATTCATTTTTAGCAGACTATATCCGTCGACATTACTAA
- the pnp gene encoding polyribonucleotide nucleotidyltransferase, whose protein sequence is MSEKQIFKTTWGGRPLQIEVGQLAKQANGAVLVRYGDTVVLSAAVASKEAKDTDFFPLTINYEEKMYAAGKIPGGFIKREGRPSTEATLTARLIDRPIRPMFADGFRNEVQVTNIVMSVETDCSPAMAAMLGSSLALSISDIPFDGPIAGVEVGRVNGEYVLNPTVEQAEQTDIELSVAGTKQAINMVESGAKEVSEEDMLGALLFGFDAIKELVAFQEEIVQAVGKEKMEVSLLQVDADLKKEIFDASYATMKTAVMTEEKLAREDNIEQVKIDIREAYAEKFIGHAEEDQLLKEVKQITEDLEKDVVRELITIDKIRPDGRKLDEIRPLASEVSLLPRVHGSGLFTRGQTQALSACTLAPLGEHQIIDGLGVEVSKRFIHHYNFPQFSVGSTGRAGSPGRREIGHGALGERALAQVIPSEEDFPYTIRLVAEVLESNGSSSQASICAGTLALMDAGVPIKAPVAGIAMGLVSDGENYTILTDIQGLEDHLGDMDFKVAGTKDGITALQMDIKIQGITEQILKEALAQAKQARMEILEELTSTIAAPREELSPYAPKIEMIQIDPAKIKDVIGKGGDTINGIIEETGVKIDIDQDGKVSIASSDKEMIQKAIKIIEDLTKEVKVGEVYLGKVVRIEKFGAFVNLIKGKDGLVHISQLSNDRVNKVEDVVKLGDEVLVKVTEIDKQGRVNLSRKAMLTEDGSEKETK, encoded by the coding sequence ATGTCAGAAAAACAAATATTCAAAACGACATGGGGAGGCCGTCCCTTACAAATCGAAGTCGGTCAATTAGCAAAACAAGCGAACGGAGCAGTTTTAGTTCGCTATGGAGATACTGTAGTTTTAAGTGCGGCAGTTGCTTCAAAAGAAGCAAAAGATACTGACTTCTTCCCGTTGACGATCAACTATGAAGAAAAGATGTATGCTGCCGGTAAAATTCCTGGAGGATTTATCAAGCGTGAAGGTCGTCCAAGTACAGAAGCAACTTTAACGGCTCGCTTGATCGACCGTCCGATCCGCCCAATGTTTGCGGATGGCTTCCGTAACGAAGTTCAAGTAACCAACATCGTGATGAGTGTTGAAACAGATTGTTCACCTGCGATGGCTGCAATGCTAGGTTCTTCTTTAGCATTATCAATTTCAGATATTCCATTTGATGGACCAATTGCTGGTGTCGAAGTCGGCCGTGTGAATGGCGAATATGTCTTGAATCCAACAGTTGAACAAGCGGAACAAACAGATATTGAACTAAGTGTTGCAGGTACAAAACAAGCAATCAACATGGTTGAAAGTGGTGCGAAAGAAGTTTCTGAAGAAGATATGCTTGGAGCATTACTATTTGGTTTTGATGCAATCAAAGAATTAGTTGCTTTCCAAGAAGAAATCGTCCAAGCTGTCGGCAAAGAGAAAATGGAAGTTTCTTTGTTACAAGTAGATGCAGATTTGAAAAAAGAAATCTTTGATGCTTCTTATGCTACGATGAAAACGGCTGTTATGACAGAAGAAAAACTAGCTCGTGAAGACAATATCGAACAAGTAAAAATCGATATTCGTGAAGCTTATGCCGAAAAATTTATCGGGCATGCAGAGGAAGATCAATTACTAAAAGAAGTAAAACAAATTACTGAGGACTTAGAAAAAGATGTAGTTCGTGAATTGATCACGATCGACAAGATTCGTCCTGATGGGCGTAAATTGGACGAAATCCGTCCACTAGCTTCAGAAGTAAGCTTGTTGCCACGGGTTCATGGTTCAGGTTTGTTTACTCGAGGACAAACTCAAGCATTATCTGCTTGTACGCTTGCGCCACTAGGTGAACATCAAATTATTGATGGACTGGGAGTAGAAGTTAGCAAACGATTCATCCACCATTACAACTTCCCACAATTTTCTGTTGGTTCAACAGGGCGTGCGGGATCACCTGGTCGTCGTGAAATCGGACATGGTGCTTTAGGTGAACGTGCGCTAGCACAAGTGATTCCTTCAGAAGAAGATTTCCCTTATACAATCCGTTTAGTGGCAGAAGTTTTAGAATCGAATGGTTCTTCTTCACAAGCAAGTATCTGTGCTGGGACATTAGCATTGATGGATGCCGGTGTGCCAATCAAAGCACCAGTTGCAGGGATTGCAATGGGACTTGTTTCAGATGGCGAAAACTATACGATTTTAACAGATATCCAAGGATTAGAAGATCATCTGGGAGATATGGACTTTAAAGTGGCTGGAACTAAAGATGGGATAACTGCTCTACAAATGGATATTAAGATCCAAGGAATTACGGAACAAATCCTAAAAGAAGCGCTAGCCCAAGCAAAACAAGCACGTATGGAAATCTTAGAAGAATTGACTTCAACGATTGCAGCACCTCGTGAAGAATTAAGCCCATATGCACCGAAAATCGAAATGATCCAAATCGACCCTGCGAAGATCAAAGATGTGATCGGTAAAGGTGGCGACACAATCAATGGTATCATTGAAGAAACTGGTGTGAAAATCGATATCGATCAAGATGGCAAAGTAAGTATTGCTTCATCTGATAAAGAAATGATCCAAAAAGCAATCAAGATCATTGAAGACTTAACTAAAGAAGTAAAAGTCGGTGAGGTTTATCTAGGAAAAGTAGTTCGTATTGAAAAATTTGGTGCTTTCGTTAACTTGATCAAAGGAAAAGACGGATTGGTTCACATCTCTCAACTTTCAAATGACCGTGTCAATAAAGTAGAAGATGTAGTCAAATTGGGTGATGAAGTCCTTGTCAAAGTAACTGAGATTGACAAACAAGGTCGCGTAAATCTTTCTAGAAAAGCGATGTTAACAGAAGATGGTTCTGAAAAAGAAACAAAATAA
- the rpsO gene encoding 30S ribosomal protein S15 — protein sequence MAISKERKNEIIKDYARHEGDTGSPEVQIAVLTEEINHLNEHARMHKKDHHSYRGLMKKVGHRRNLLAYLRKTDVQRYRELIKRLGLRR from the coding sequence ATGGCAATTTCAAAAGAACGTAAAAATGAAATCATCAAAGACTATGCACGCCATGAAGGGGATACTGGTTCTCCAGAAGTACAAATCGCTGTATTAACGGAAGAAATCAACCACTTGAATGAACATGCACGTATGCATAAAAAAGATCATCATTCATACCGTGGCCTAATGAAAAAAGTTGGTCACCGTCGTAACTTGTTAGCTTACCTACGTAAGACTGATGTACAACGTTACCGCGAATTGATCAAACGCTTAGGTCTACGCCGTTAA
- the def gene encoding peptide deformylase produces the protein MITMDNIIREGNPTLREVAEEVALPLSKENIDLGKEMLEFLKNSQDPIKAEELNLRGGVGLAAPQLDISKRIIAVHVPSPDPEVTEPTLSTVMYNPKILSHSVQDACLGEGEGCLSVDREVPGYVVRHAKITVSYTDMNGEKHKIRLKNYEAIVVQHEIDHINGVMFYDHINEKNPFALKEGVLVIE, from the coding sequence ATGATCACAATGGATAATATCATCCGTGAAGGAAATCCTACTTTGCGGGAAGTAGCGGAAGAAGTTGCTCTCCCATTAAGCAAAGAAAATATCGACCTAGGAAAAGAAATGCTCGAATTCCTGAAAAATAGCCAAGATCCAATCAAAGCGGAAGAATTAAACTTACGTGGAGGGGTTGGTTTAGCTGCTCCTCAACTAGACATTTCTAAACGCATCATTGCTGTACACGTGCCAAGCCCTGATCCAGAAGTAACAGAACCCACGCTAAGTACGGTAATGTATAATCCAAAAATCCTTAGTCACTCAGTTCAAGATGCTTGCCTTGGCGAAGGAGAAGGCTGTTTATCTGTTGACCGAGAAGTACCTGGCTACGTAGTCCGCCACGCTAAGATCACGGTTTCTTATACAGATATGAATGGCGAGAAACATAAAATCCGCTTGAAAAATTATGAGGCAATCGTTGTCCAACACGAAATTGATCATATCAACGGCGTGATGTTCTACGACCATATCAACGAAAAGAATCCATTTGCCCTTAAAGAAGGCGTATTGGTGATTGAATAA